Part of the Danaus plexippus chromosome 23, MEX_DaPlex, whole genome shotgun sequence genome is shown below.
ATGCAGAAGAAATGACGTTTTGAAGAGCAATGTATGGGGTGACAGGAATGGAAAGAATGAGGATATTAGGGGAAGTCTATGAGTGGCACCGGGACGAGACAAACTAGAAGATTAGCGGTTGTTGGTAAAGGTATGTAATAAGAAGAAAGTATATGAATGTGTATAAGACAGTTTTGAGTATAGATTTTGATTGCTCGAAAGGTAAAAAAAGACTGAAGAAAAACTGGTTGGAGTTTGTTAAAgaggagagagagagaaatttatttccatCCATGTTCAATTCTTTGCACGAACGAACACTAAAacgaattttcaatttaatataaatattaacttatattattttaacatacgaatcaatataaaatttccgaTTCTTGTATTATTCTCCGATTTGTCAATCTGAATATTGTATTTGGCAGTTGATTTTAGACCGTTGCCTAGTAGACAGCGTTTTAAAAAACTCAAACGTCACAACAAAATATGCTACTTAGTTCTTAAAtactagtaaatatttaattaacagtgATTAAatccataataattttatattacatctgtaatacgagtacatcatGATAGTGTATTAACACAAAATGAAATCACTATCCATTGTTTGTACAATCGCCACTCTTTAATTGATCACCCGCTTTAATTGACATATCTTGGGGTCGGATTTCATGACATTAACAGTGTAGTACCAACATAATAGatgaattatgtttattagaaatgcattttctgtttttttatttcaaaaaagatttttttctccTTTTTAGAAACGTTGAAGTTGAATACAAATTTGGCAATACCTATATTCACTTTATactcgtaaaaaatattttaatgcaaagaatatgtcaaagaaaatttccaatttttttttcccaaTTATTAACTTACAAAAAGTAACCAAGTCCACtgagtttcaaaataaatttatactcgTAAAGCTGGTTATCGAACagattaaaagttaattagtGGCTTAGAACGAGTTTGTACACTCAACCTACATACTGACAGTCATCATGTTTTCATTGATTAATCAAAGACtaaataattcattcattCGTTCATCGTACATAGGACAAAAACGAAAACACAAAGTAAGATTTTTGATACTATCAAATTTACTATctccatttatttatacttttgtttttggtaaaataaatataaaaaaacattattagtattaataacTTGTGAtttcaagataaaataaacttagcaAATTTACAACTTTATTAGACTAGTTCAAGGAACGTTTTGGATAAAAGTAcacctatattttttaacatacacatacttatatataatatgtatatctgtatttttattacgaatcaaattcataacaatttaaaatatgtttctaaaAAGGagaaaaaatagtaattaaaaagttagcgaaatttttttaacaaagaatTCATTTGTCAAAATGACGGATAAAATGCGTTCAGTAACCTTGCCGCAAGTATATATCGTCACACCTCATACGTGGCGTTTCCCGTTTGTTCTTCATAATTCTACTTAAGTTCtataatgatttatgaattaaaatagaaacgctccgtatgtagtttAATTATGCACACTTATCGTAAGGGTAAATGTACAGGAAaagattaacataaaataactggcatatgtattaatatcacgcactttcaaaattaataacaccaaaatattaataaaaaattcataacttCGACGAAAATCTCGATATATTCGTAAACATTGTTAATTAATGTCCGAATATTATGctcaatgtatatttaaaagctaAGACAATCCACATCAAATTAAAGTTCCTTGACGATAAAAAGCAAGACACAATTAATTCAAATCGATTTCCACTTAAGCAGGCTCTGGCCGCGAATGATCAGAATTTCAAATTGACCTTCTGAGCAAGCTGGCAGCACCGTGTAAAGGTTCTTTTTTGATTCCAATATGCCATTTAAACCAAAAGCGCCAAAAGAAATAGTAGCCACGGCCGAGTTAGGTTGGCCAGCCTGATGCTATCTTGGCAGTTGGCACACCTGACCGACGCTAATTGGACAATAAATCAATTCTTCCCCGCTTCTTATTGGCGAATCGTGGCATTCCAATATAGAAAATTTGGCCGCGTGATATTGACAACATGATAAAAAACAATGGGCCGTTATCTTTTTCTTTTGTGTTCATCTCGGTCCCGATTCTTATTAAGGATTTCTGTTTTGTTTCGACGTTTTATCGTTTAGACAATTTGTTTTTGGTTGCTcgttattgaattataaatattaatgtatacaaCAAAAGTCATAACCTATAATCGTTCTCTATTGACGTTTCTCACATTACATGCAACTGACActtgagttttttttgtttctaattaATAAGACGTAGGTATGAAAGATGAATACGTCAATGCAATCACCGTTATTAGAGTTATTAACAAAACGGAATACGAGCTAATCTTGGCGCgcagtataattaaattctgagAACAAGCCAGCTATTAAAGCGAAACGGTAGCGCGACGCCATTAAACGGAACGTGCATAATTATTTCGTTCCCGCTTTTTTTATTCCCTGTTCGATTTTCGTAAGTCGCTAATGTACCGTCGCTACTCCCTGGCACGAAGCATTGTAAACAATTCTCGTAAAATCTTTTTCAATTACCGGTTgcgtatataaagtaatagaTCTTGAggtgttaattattttacgtaGGTTATGGCTTTTAAAGGTATTTACTTTCTTTTGTTTACcgtgatatataaattatataaaaaaatctttaggtcaaaataaatgttttttttctatagatataattttatagtattctgttataatattgcgttccaattttaattattactctcatgtatttaatgttttatgatggcagttttaattcaattacattATTCAGATGAACATTCAATTGACTATTATGAATGGATTAATTAGgataatacaaagaaaaatcaactctaaatatatttcttatatttttaggatGAAATATTCCTTTATTGAGTATTGAACCACGAAATTCACACAATAATTCtatgaataatatagaaaaaacaaaCCTCTaactataacaaataaacaaatcttacattccaaataaaaataactcaaaacAAACCATTCTCTAAGACCACCGACGTATTCGTAAGATAACATTTCAAGTAACATCAACCCTGTTTTACAAACTTCATGTCAAACtccttaaattattcattcatatctgttaacatatattttgacagaTGACATAACTCCCATATCTGTAGACGTCATCGAGAAATACAATTTGAAGGTTATAATAAGCTCCCGTCTTACGTTTGTTGCGTACTTCGATTTATTATTtccgttttgtttttattcaatattaagtcATTGTCTTTTTACGTTCGTcgaatgtataatttttttttgtaatgtacaTATACCATCGACTTAATTCACgtcagtatattttattttcagttcgaataattataatttattaggtttaaatgaatatttttatacagttcTTTTAAAACGAATCTTTATGTTATTCAGTTTTACTTCATGCTTTATAACTTctgattttatgttataataatatatatacaaaatttaaaattattaaacaggttttattaaagttagatataataattgttatctgttaaatatattacatattatgtaatataatcagTGACAAGGAAAACCTCGACAGACGGATGCTAATTGATTGATTTTGAATTGAAGAGAGACGAGTTTCAAAGACGGAAGATCCTTCGCCCTACCTGAATATACCATTGAATTCTACTCCACAGAGTATACACAcagaataacatattaatatagaaacttatatagataatgtaggtataataaacatatctaTCCCACAAGTGacacatttcattaatttacatatgtctaacaattataatcataaacgAAAGCATTTTatctatgaataataaatgaatgcGATCCAGAGAATGTGTTTTAATTACAGCTTCCAAGTTGGCTGATGTTATCTGAGCACGAGTCAAAACCAGGACTAGTGATGGATTCGGTGTCTATCGCGTAATATAGATACAGGGCTGTGACACTATATAAATCGTTTTGACTGtatgaaatacttttttggttattaaaaatcttccaATTTTGgaacaataaattacttaattcaaAATCGGCACCAGTAACAAAGCACAAGTATTTTTAcgcaatacaataaaaatccctctaacaataattttcagtCAAATTTAGTATGAAtttgattttcaaatttaataaaacatttaagaatTCTTAAAATTCCAACCCTAATATATAACTAGTGCGTGGGCAAATGAAATGCCCATTTGACAAATATGAATCTGTGACGAGTTGACACCTGTCCACAGTTGACCGGCgcacaattaattaaacaaatacgaTACGTTTCTTATTCCATTTTATTGACTTGATGATTGAATGTGTAAACTAGTTAATGTTTACTGTTACTTTGTATCATTCAACATTTATGTTGATGTGTATCAATTCGCTACTAaatctttgtaataaaatgaaattaggGCTGtaattgtttacttttttgtaattttattttttagctcTAATTCCAAAatcatttttgtaattcaaaGAATGGTCTAAATAAACATAGCTAAAGGTCAATTTTAACTGCAAATCACCAATAAGTTAtaacatatgaaataaatgcttttacttgaatatttttccatattaCTCGCACGAGTTTCTCTTgcaactgtaataaaatagcaaaaatGCATTTATTCCTCAATGTTCCTTAAAACGTTACAGGCGtatagtaacattttttttattccactaGCTTTCGTCGTTTCCAAATTTTACACTGCTATTTTTAACCATGTAAAACATGTTGgttctatttaaaactttactgattttaattattaaatgatttcttttgttaaaaatttataagtcatttttataattcatttcagTGAAACTGGACGTAACATTAATTTGATGTTAGGAATTGACAGTTAGGTTTCAATTTGACGTATGAATTTTGACGTAtctttatgaaacaaaacctTAAACAAGTAGCGGTGtgattacatttatgtaactaaatttaaaaatatatatcttatttagaGTTctgaattacaatattatcaagaaaaaattaagaattatcatTGTATTTCAATATGGCAGACGACGAAggtattaaataactaatattagtttaataacgTTACTGTTTGTTGTTGTCGAGTAGTTTTTTGAtgtcattatattaacaatatatattgatgtgATTTACAGCGCCTTCAGATAGCAGTCTCCTAGTAATAATTGTTGATACGAACCCCAACCAGCGGTATATCACCGAAGATCCAAAAGTTTTGACCGGTTGTTTAGACGCGGTTATCGCATTCGCGAACTCCCACCTTATGCAAAAATCCAGGAATCAACTAGCGGTTATTGGGTGTCACTTTCATAAAAGGTTACTTATTATCATAGCagaatttcatttattcacCTACAAACCTTTAAACATAGTTATAACAGAAACAgaataaagaaacattaattTCTTACAGTGAATATCTGTATCCATCACCTGGGAAACCCTTAGATGTGAGACAAATTGATGGGCAATATGAATTGTTCACACTCGTAGAAAAGACTATTAAAATGAGGTATTTTCGAGTTATATTATCTATGAATGtcttattttatgaaacatgCCTCTCAGTTATgcttaaaaatgatatttttgtctATCCTCTGtatatatacgaaataaaaaaaaggttacctttatttttttaaacttagcAATAAGCATTTACCGCAATTCGTTCTATCCTATACTATAATAACATTCCAACCTAATTATGTGTGGTCTCAGTTGATCAACTAACTTAATCTactatttaactaaaatagtatagtattattttacttatttaatgcAATCTTATACAAGCATTGTCTAAtcaataatcttttattacagattagtgaatttaataaagagtCAACCTCAAGAAGAACGGCCGGGTGAGTCGCTGCTGGCTGGAGCAATGGCTATGGGGTTATGTTTTATTGCTAGAGTAAGTATTaatcagtatatatatagcgCTTAGCACTGTCACGGTCTATGAACAAAATGTCATGAGGCTTGATTAAGATTTCTGGAACCATCTCGAAAAAGATGGCAATACAGAGTTAACGTTACAAGAAATACTTGGttaagttgataaaaataagatttagtGGAAGAACTTAGATTAATGTTGTTTCTTTGTTAAcaggtttataataatttcattgtgtGTAACTTAGATctgtaaaattatcaattgcTACCCATTTACTCACAGTACACATAGTTTACCGAGCATAAACACATTTATACTCCTTGTTAATATATGAGagaatatatgtgtatgtgtgtgtatggtAAAACTTATCACATACATGAAAATCTaagcttatttaatataaaatcagatatttttgtacatataacaataatttctaCATCAGATGCGTCGAGAACAGCCGCCGGGACTGCGTATGGTGAGCAGAATGTTGGTAGTGACGGGGAGCTCGGACACAGCCGCGCAGTACATTAACtatatgaatgtattttttactgCACAGGTATTATTTACAGTTACACCGGGTGTTCAGACAGTTATATTATCTACTGTCCGctttgagaataaaaaaatttagtgCCTCTTTATTCCCAGTGACAAACGACTATAACTTATCCAAGCTAAACGAAATTACAAGTCACCCGTACAACTCTGCACAACGCCctcattttttttctagagAAAGGctaatatctatataagtgtagaatatctaattaaaaaaatatatccctAATAACTGTTAAGTTTACTAGTACTTAGAATATTCTTTATCATCTCATTAGTTTTAAGATcagctttaattttattttattgcagttaaataaaatgagaaaatttttaatttttatatattcaaatatatatggtaattatatattgttaagcCAACTAAATCACatacatttgatattaaatttgttatatctttaaaactatacaaCTATATCCTTACTTTCCATGTGTTTTTCCACAGAAACAACAAGTGTTGTTGGACGTGTGTTCGTTGGACAAACATCTGAGTTTATTACAGCAGGGTTGCGACATCACAGGaggcttatatttaaaagtacccTCACTTGAAGGACTCTTGCAATATCTATTGGTAATATATGCTATGAAGGTTTTGACTTGGATAAGGCTATATTGGGTCTTGGAAGAATAGATTGtgtaccttttttttttacactaaagaaaaaattaaagataatgaaAAACAGCTCCTGTGATTTCGTATCAATGTAtctttgatgaaaaaaaaggGTCGTGAAAAGTAAGAATGGAATGAAGTTTGAGGCTCGACTTTGTTATTGaagatttttctaaatattattttttcaagaaaaatatattgcacaaagtttataaatgtcatagaagtaatatatatatatgaagaaatttaaattatctactGAGGATTCATTAACATATtacttgaaaattttatagcaatttaaattaaaattaaattatttaagaccTTGATATAAtctctaatttaatatatttcagtggGTTTTTCTGCCTGAGGCCAGTGAAAGACGGGAACTGGTACTGCCTGGCCGAGGCAGAGTTGATTACAGAGCGGCCTGCTTTTGTCACAGGGAATTATTGACTATAGGATATGTGTGCTCTGTGTGTTTGAGCggtgagtaatttttttgtatgaatgacagtatttatagttaaaaaaaatacatagtttgctaacgcattatttaaattttcattgaaaacatTGTTTGATAGGAAATAGTAATTGGGATTGTTTGTGTGTACCCACACACGTAGGGAGGAAATTTGTCACCTAACTGTAATAACTATAACAGGtggaataatttttgtatgtgtCTCTTagataatttcttaattttaaaattatatactggACGTTAGtagctttttttttctaagaaatttatgtttgtttcaGTGTTTTGCAAGTTCAGCCCAATATGTACCACTTGCCAGTAAGTATTTACGCAcagttcttttattattattattattcggtttttattaatttcgtttCTTTTCAGTACCGTGTTTAAGATCGGCGGTCCTCTCCCTATGAAGccgaagaaaaagaaaataaagatttagtttattgtaatgagttttgttactatatttctaagtaaatgtatacttttttaatcaatctacattagtaaataataaaaagataatagtTACCaagacaattaatttttgttatcagTGCCATCTATTGTCTGCTAACGTAACTGTGTCTTTACTTTTTTAGACTTTAgcctacataaaaaaaaaaaaatatcaaaaacctATAAACGCGGTGACAGTTCATTACTAGAGTGAGTTAATCGATAATAGAGATATCAAATTACAATGGTAGTTTTTGCTTGGATGTTATTTTTCGCATCATTGCATCGATAAACTCAGTTTCCAGATGTCATTCTTGAATCCCCGCAGATATagaatcataatatataattactttaattaaaaaacacaattgactttttaaagagaataattaaaacagtacgactCCTTCGTAAATCactttttatttccaatttccaaagaataatgaataattacatacaaacatgCTGTcaaccactgacggacggtgaaggaaaacatcgtgaggatatctggtcttataatttcaaatgataagattgaaatcgccaacccgtcttgcgcaagcgtggtgattaatgctctaaccttctccatgtgagaagaggctcctataggctgatgacgatgatgatgatggtcGTTAAataatctctcctcccctctcTTCTCTCCAGTCCACGATACATCACACCCTTCCACACATCGCCCGCCGCCAAACAGTCCCTTATAGACTACAGGCCCGCGTTGAGAAAAATTATGGGTCACTCTACCTGTACTTTTGAATTCTCATCTGCTCTCATTAGGACATCTTATAAGTGAAGGCAAAGTGctgaatcttattattttatcaactcAAATTTGTATCGAGTATGTAGAGTACTCCAAAAACCAAAGAGAACTTGTTCATCTTAGACACTTGCGTATAGATGGCGCTTAACATAAGTTATCCTCTGTATTGTGTATGCAAACATAGATTGTATTGAATAAGTTCACACTTCTGATAAGTGATTGCATACTCGCGGAACATAATAACTGTTGCTTTATCAGtttcatatacatatcaaTATAGAAGACTATCTAGAAAACAATTATAGATAATgcttgattatatttatgccTTCGTACAACTTTAAAAGCACCGATCATACAGCAATGATATGGTGGCTGATGTTAGatcataaaatcaaacaaagcaatttgttacaaatcagtctttatttgtaaaatttaatataaatatttacgtataaagaattcaaagacatgtaatttaaaaaaaaaatgtttaatgacATTCTGCCAAACGTCGTCCGAAATTTCACACTAATCTCAGCTAATTAGCAACGCtatatgtaataaacatacatattttaattatgcaCACGGAAAAGtagtttaaaaactaattttatttctttaattaataaataaatacgttaattatcttaaaaaaaaaacaatagctgacttttttttaaacagtattattgtaaacaaccacacataaaatttaatagtatatgATGgaattccttaatttttttttcatttaattactaGAATAAAACACCAATAGTTTGTCTATGGAATtcattgacattaaaaaaaaattcttttacaaCTGTAAATATTGACAGTtagaatacaaacaaaaaatacaaaaatggaataaaaaaatcaccgctattactataaacattttaatagtcAGTTAGGACCCTTATCATAATCagttaattttgtattctaCACATTTTTCTACTCTACATCTTTAGTGATCCAATAGATAATACTGTAGTCATTAGAAggaacataattataatgtcgTTATAATACGGATATTGCGATATTGcgatttttgataaattaataactgatattttttaaattacaacagAACTCAATCAGCAtcatttgatattaaacaaaagataaaaatcaagccttttttttaaatatcgataGATTTATATCAGATTATCaaaaacccaaaaaaaaaaatatgatatcaataaatattaatcaaaaaaagGAACTttgtacttaatatttttttacaattaatgcagattataaataataagtgacACTATTCAGCTGATGTTCATTTTAGAAGACTTACTGTCAATAGGAAATTATAAAGAAGGCCTTGAACTTTATACAAATCGTAGATTATGAAGTGGggaaattgataaaatttaaacgtttCATTCTTCCTAAAAACTAATCGATAAAGAATAATGACGTCGCTCATAagccaatatatatatatatatatatatatatatatatatatatatatatacgtatatatatatgtacgtgaAATACGAGaagcaatatattaaaaattttaaagtattcttAGTAATATGTAATTGTCTTTTTACAGACTTACATAACTTATGTTTTGTCGATTACTGAAAATGCGCTTTCAATTTGTTCCTCTGGCGTAATTATTTCGGtgctattttgaatatttttcgatATCTTTGATTCATTCTGTTTGTTCGCAACATTAGAATCATTGCTGTTCCTCTTTTCATACATTTCCAtttcctataaaaaaaaaatgcttaataATAACCACACACATAAACCTTAGTACACACTGCGTATAAAACAGTGTCATTGAGAATATCTCTCTTTTATCTCGTTACATTTCCACGTTATAACGAGCTATAACAGtcgaaatgaatataattttcttgtgTTTTAAGACAAATAAAGTTCATTCCTATTATAGCATACATATGATATAACGCAAACAGCACGGTGTCACAACGTGTGTGACACGCACATGTTACGCTGTTGATAACTTCTTTCAAGTGTGATAAACCGATACTTGCTATGTTTTTACTTATTCAAATGTCAAGTCAGCTTCTGAAACATGCTAACGCTATGCAACAACTGTACTGCTTTCGATTTGCGCGCcacaattgttatttttaataatattttcaaatatttatagttattatctataaaattaatttaaattcatattactaaattatatagttCTGCTGTGtaacgtatttataataaatatgtatatattgtatatacatacctttcaaattattataaaccaaTTAATGTGCTTGGCAACACTCACCTGATTGTAAAGTTCCAAAGACAATgaatgtctttttttattagcttgTTTCAAACGCCCTGATCTCGAGATTGACAGTTTCCTTCTGTCATCCAGAGGCGGTGTGAAGTTGTTTT
Proteins encoded:
- the LOC116774897 gene encoding general transcription factor IIH subunit 3, translated to MADDEAPSDSSLLVIIVDTNPNQRYITEDPKVLTGCLDAVIAFANSHLMQKSRNQLAVIGCHFHKSEYLYPSPGKPLDVRQIDGQYELFTLVEKTIKMRLVNLIKSQPQEERPGESLLAGAMAMGLCFIARMRREQPPGLRMVSRMLVVTGSSDTAAQYINYMNVFFTAQKQQVLLDVCSLDKHLSLLQQGCDITGGLYLKVPSLEGLLQYLLWVFLPEASERRELVLPGRGRVDYRAACFCHRELLTIGYVCSVCLSVFCKFSPICTTCHTVFKIGGPLPMKPKKKKIKI
- the LOC116774739 gene encoding uncharacterized protein LOC116774739 is translated as MAKFIKSIFNTTERRKSRYEDAEEDKNNFTPPLDDRRKLSISRSGRLKQANKKRHSLSLELYNQEMEMYEKRNSNDSNVANKQNESKISKNIQNSTEIITPEEQIESAFSVIDKT